From Etheostoma cragini isolate CJK2018 chromosome 10, CSU_Ecrag_1.0, whole genome shotgun sequence, the proteins below share one genomic window:
- the fhl1a gene encoding four and a half LIM domains protein 1a isoform X1, which yields MTFRHSGARSYLSSTMTDRFDCYYCRDNLHGKKYVKKDEKHVCTKCFDKLCANTCAECKRPIGADAKELHHKNRYWHEDCFRCAKCYKPLASEPFSARDDGKIMCGKCGSREDGNRCQGCYKVVMPGSQNVEYKNKVWHEECFTCFECKQPIRTQSFLTKGDDIYCSPCHDKKFAKKCFHCKQPISSGGISYQDQPWHSECFVCHTCRKTLAGARFTSHENKVYCVDCFKTDVAKKCHGCKNPITGFGHGTNVVNYEGYSWHEYCFNCKKCCLSLANKRFVINGDHIHCPDCAKKL from the exons GTGCCAGGAGTTATCTCAGCTCCACCATGACTGATCGCTTCGACTGCTACTACTGCCGGGACAACCTGCACGGGAAGAAGTATGTGAAGAAGGACGAAAAGCACGTGTGCACCAAGTGCTTTGATAAGCTCTGTGCCAACACCTGTGCAGAGTGCAAACGCCCCATTGGCGCTGATGccaag gAGCTGCACCATAAGAACCGCTACTGGCATGAGGACTGTTTCCGCTGTGCCAAGTGCTACAAGCCGCTGGCCAGCGAGCCCTTCAGTGCCCGGGATGATGGCAAGATAATGTGTGGCAAGTGTGGCTCCCGGGAGGATGGCAACCGATGCCAGGGCTGCTACAAGGTGGTCATGCCAG GATCCCAAAACGTGGAGTACAAGAACAAGGTTTGGCACGAAGAGTGCTTCACCTGCTTTGAATGCAAGCAGCCGATCCGCACACAGAGCTTCCTGACCAAGGGTGATGACATCTACTGTTCTCCCTGCCATGACAAGAAGTTTGCCAAGAAGTGCTTCCACTGCAAGCAG CCCATCTCTTCTGGAGGGATCAGCTACCAGGACCAGCCCTGGCACTCCGAGTGTTTTGTGTGCCACACCTGCCGTAAGACTCTGGCAGGAGCTCGCTTCACTTCACACGAAAACAAAGTTTACTGCGTGGACTGCTTCAAGACCGATGTGGCCAAGAAGTGCCATGGATGCAAGAACCCAATCACAG GGTTTGGCCATGGCACCAACGTGGTGAACTATGAGGGATACTCCTGGCATGAGTATTGCTTCAACTGCAAGAAGTGCTGCCTCTCGCTGGCCAATAAGCGCTTTGTCATCAATGGCGATCACATCCACTGCCCCGACTGTGCTAAGAAGTTGTGA
- the fhl1a gene encoding four and a half LIM domains protein 1a isoform X2, with protein sequence MTDRFDCYYCRDNLHGKKYVKKDEKHVCTKCFDKLCANTCAECKRPIGADAKELHHKNRYWHEDCFRCAKCYKPLASEPFSARDDGKIMCGKCGSREDGNRCQGCYKVVMPGSQNVEYKNKVWHEECFTCFECKQPIRTQSFLTKGDDIYCSPCHDKKFAKKCFHCKQPISSGGISYQDQPWHSECFVCHTCRKTLAGARFTSHENKVYCVDCFKTDVAKKCHGCKNPITGFGHGTNVVNYEGYSWHEYCFNCKKCCLSLANKRFVINGDHIHCPDCAKKL encoded by the exons ATGACTGATCGCTTCGACTGCTACTACTGCCGGGACAACCTGCACGGGAAGAAGTATGTGAAGAAGGACGAAAAGCACGTGTGCACCAAGTGCTTTGATAAGCTCTGTGCCAACACCTGTGCAGAGTGCAAACGCCCCATTGGCGCTGATGccaag gAGCTGCACCATAAGAACCGCTACTGGCATGAGGACTGTTTCCGCTGTGCCAAGTGCTACAAGCCGCTGGCCAGCGAGCCCTTCAGTGCCCGGGATGATGGCAAGATAATGTGTGGCAAGTGTGGCTCCCGGGAGGATGGCAACCGATGCCAGGGCTGCTACAAGGTGGTCATGCCAG GATCCCAAAACGTGGAGTACAAGAACAAGGTTTGGCACGAAGAGTGCTTCACCTGCTTTGAATGCAAGCAGCCGATCCGCACACAGAGCTTCCTGACCAAGGGTGATGACATCTACTGTTCTCCCTGCCATGACAAGAAGTTTGCCAAGAAGTGCTTCCACTGCAAGCAG CCCATCTCTTCTGGAGGGATCAGCTACCAGGACCAGCCCTGGCACTCCGAGTGTTTTGTGTGCCACACCTGCCGTAAGACTCTGGCAGGAGCTCGCTTCACTTCACACGAAAACAAAGTTTACTGCGTGGACTGCTTCAAGACCGATGTGGCCAAGAAGTGCCATGGATGCAAGAACCCAATCACAG GGTTTGGCCATGGCACCAACGTGGTGAACTATGAGGGATACTCCTGGCATGAGTATTGCTTCAACTGCAAGAAGTGCTGCCTCTCGCTGGCCAATAAGCGCTTTGTCATCAATGGCGATCACATCCACTGCCCCGACTGTGCTAAGAAGTTGTGA